Proteins from a single region of Thunnus albacares chromosome 16, fThuAlb1.1, whole genome shotgun sequence:
- the LOC122999459 gene encoding lysophospholipid acyltransferase 2-like → MAAEESRSAACTGSSLLQPVSEITNLPLDQVNFVVCQLCALLSAFWFRLFLHPSKTSPFIRHVVATLLGLYFALFCFGWYALHFLVQSGLTYGIMILTGVEHMHKYCLLVALSYLSLCQITRVYVFDYGMYSADFTGPMMVITQKITSLAFEIHDGMARKEEHLTPGQKILAIRRMPSLLEYFSYNCNFMGILAGPTCSYNDYIAFIEGDPRRHRDQEADRKVNGKLRQSEPSPNMEVVRKVATSFFCLLVFLSVCKVFPVERNIDDDFIANTPFYAQAVYLYLSMLTTRPKYYFVWTLADAINNAAGFGFNGYDSDGSPRWDLISNLRILNIEFATSFKVFLDNWNIQTAHWLKRVCYERCPYHPTAATFILSAMWHGAYPGYYLTFLTGIVITLAARAVRHNVRPHFLQSPSHKQVYDVITWAATQIAICYTVVPFVLLSVGPSLKFYRSWYFSLHIGCVLLAVALPVKPRHLRLKDQQKNLLQHPVQRHLEATDSKCSQKEKTT, encoded by the exons gtgaactTTGTGGTCTGTCAGCTCTGTGCTCTGCTGTCGGCCTTCTGGTTTCGTCTCTTCCTCCATCCCAGTAAAACCAGTCCCTTCATCAGACACGTGGTGGCGACTCTGCTGGGACTCTACTTCGCTCTCTTCTGCTTCGGATG GTACGCGCTTCACTTCCTGGTTCAGAGTGGACTCACCTACGGCATCATGATCCTGACCGGAGTCGAACACATGCACAA ATACTGCCTGCTGGTGGCGCTCAGCTACCTGAGTCTGTGTCAGATCACTCGAGTCTACGTCTTCGACTACGGCATGTACTCCGCCGACTTCACCGG ACCCATGATGGTGATCACACAGAAGATCACCAGCCTGGCGTTTGAAATCCACGACG GAATGGCACGAAAAGAGGAACATCTGACACCAGGACAGAAGATTTTGGCGATAAG GAGGATGCCCAGTCTGCTCGAGTACTTCAGCTACAACTGTAACTTCATGGGGATCCTGGCCGGACCCACCTGCTCCTACAACGACTACATCGCCTTCATCGAGGGAGATCCCCGTCGCCATAGAGACCAGGAGGCCGACAGGAAGGTCAATGGCAAGCTGAGGCAGAGCGAACCCTCGCCGAAC ATGGAGGTGGTGCGTAAAGTGGCCACCTCCTTCTTCTGCCTGCTGGTCTTTCTGTCGGTGTGTAAGGTTTTCCCCGTGGAGCGAAACATCGACGATGACTTCATCGCCAACACGCCGTTCTACGCTCAGGCAGTCTACCTGTACCTGTCCATGCTGACCACCAGACCCAAGTATTACTTCGTCTGGACACTTG CTGACGCCATCAACAACGCCGCCGGCTTCGGCTTCAACGGCTACGACAGCGACGGCTCTCCTCGCTGGGACCTCATCTCCAACCTGAGGATCCTCAATATCGAG tttgcCACCAGCTTCAAGGTTTTCCTCGACAACTGGAACATTCAGACGGCACACTGGCTCAAAAG GGTGTGTTATGAGCGGTGCCCTTACCACCCGACAGCAGCCACTTTCATCCTGTCGGCCATGTGGCACGGAGCCTATCCAGGATACTACCTCACCTTCCTCACTGGCATCGTCATCACACTGGCTGCTAGAGCG GTCAGACACAACGTTCGGCCGCACTTCCTGCAGTCGCCGTCCCACAAACAGGTCTATGATGTCATCACGTGGGCGGCAACTCAGATCGCCATCTGCTACACTGTGGTGCCTTTCGTCCTGCTGTCCGTCGGTCCGTCACTTAAGTTTTACAG GTCCTGGTACTTCAGCCTCCATATCGGCTGTGTTCTGCTGGCTGTGGCGTTGCCGGTCAAACCGAGACATCTCCGCCTCAAAGACCAGCAGAAGAACCTTCTCCAACACCCAGTCCAGCGCCATCTGGAGGCTACAGACAGCAAATGCAGCCAAAAGGAGAAAACCACATGA